A region from the Thauera humireducens genome encodes:
- a CDS encoding TIGR02680 family protein produces MDTPDTLLDTPSDLATADARPALPQPTLARWQPLRLGLVELFHYDSEEFWFRDGHLLLRGNNGTGKSKVLSLTLPFLFDAQLKPSRIEPDGDAGKKMAWNLLLGKLDRRIGYAWIEFGRIADDGEPDYLTLGCGLSAAAARAQVDAWYFVLERRRIGEDLWLTSPARTVLTRERLKEALHEHGQVFDTAAAYRRAVDERLFQLGAVRYAALMDTLVQLRQPQLSKKPDEGNLSDALTEALPPLSAELLTDVADALNQLEEYRRELQDYEALAKAVGQFNQRYQRYAAINARRQARGLRSAQSGYDTASRNLNEARTELQTSQHAEARAKGRLDAAEAALLAGRTRLDQLQSDPGMKDANRLNQAERDSESRAADLVDATRMSDEATARLERERRALDERGTRRTQAEEALATAREGVAAAALASGIGEPWRDNPLAALPAAELATLGDLPLDTALQDLRQATQVRREQLALVQRRVAEVAQAEATHASRQQARDERQDEAEAAAARRSVADAAVETEGSRVVEAWQAHFANLQVLQVAEPPLSALATWVANLQGDNPARAALSSAQQRAADELAGQRAAQLAAQKTLHDEQATLRAEHERLAQGEDATPPPPYTRGTEARRQRAGAPLWQLVDFHEHADAAQRAGLEAALEAAGLLDAWVTPDGRLQAADGAPPLHDTQWLERPRCDASLAAWLTPSAAAATPAIDAALLTRLLEGIACSAQDDGRAEGWMAPDGRFRLGALAGAWAKPQATYIGYAARAAARARRLAEIDLRLGEIADASRRIDDALTELARRQERAAAEWKDAPSDESLRAAHADAAAREREFQTAKSRLDEAERQLRAACDALQSRRDALAADAADLRLPTDAAALEAVGAALLHFGETLHGLLRVAHELRLSATELARQQARTSEAEADARQRAEQFAERGRLAQEAQVRLATLRESIGAQVDELQRRLREARAAVSEGDHHLKAAGEALRTAGEARARGEQKVLDADATLQERADARQRAITQLQGFAATGLLSAALPEAELPDLRAPWTIEPALTLARRTEQALAQVADDDEAWTRIQSQISHDYGELGRALTALGQQAQADTSDYGMVVSVIYQNRPERPDQLTARLAAEIAQRRELLTARERTLLENHLQAEIAAEVQRLLQAAERQVDAINKELNKRPTSTGVKFRLLWQPLPEGGEGAPVGLEAARKRLLNTSTDLWSAEDRRVVGEMLHQRIAAERLKADAVDGSLLEQLAQALDYRRWHRFRVQRWQDGQWRPLSGPASSGERALGLTVPLFAAVSSFYSQASYAFAPRLVLLDEAFAGIDDAARAHCMGLIREFDLDFVITSEREWACYAELPGVAICQLQRREGIDAVHVSRWTWDGRARRREDDPDRRFPPE; encoded by the coding sequence TTGGATACTCCGGATACCCTGCTCGACACCCCGTCCGACCTTGCGACGGCCGACGCCCGCCCGGCGCTGCCTCAGCCGACGCTGGCCCGCTGGCAACCGCTTCGCCTCGGCCTCGTCGAGCTGTTCCACTACGACAGCGAGGAATTCTGGTTCCGCGATGGCCACCTGCTGCTGCGCGGCAACAACGGCACCGGCAAATCGAAGGTGCTGTCGCTGACCCTGCCCTTCCTGTTCGATGCCCAGCTCAAGCCCTCGCGCATCGAGCCCGACGGCGACGCCGGCAAGAAGATGGCCTGGAACCTGCTGCTCGGCAAGCTCGACCGCCGCATCGGCTATGCGTGGATCGAGTTCGGCCGCATCGCCGACGATGGCGAGCCCGACTATCTGACGCTGGGCTGCGGGCTCTCGGCGGCGGCGGCGCGGGCCCAGGTCGATGCGTGGTACTTCGTCCTCGAAAGGCGACGCATCGGCGAAGACCTGTGGCTCACCAGCCCCGCCCGCACCGTACTCACCCGCGAGCGACTGAAGGAAGCCTTGCACGAGCACGGCCAGGTGTTCGACACCGCCGCCGCATACCGCCGGGCGGTCGACGAGCGACTGTTCCAGCTCGGTGCCGTCCGTTATGCGGCCCTGATGGACACCCTGGTCCAGTTGCGCCAGCCGCAACTGTCCAAGAAACCCGACGAAGGCAACCTCTCGGACGCGCTGACCGAGGCACTGCCTCCGCTGTCGGCCGAGCTACTGACCGACGTTGCCGACGCGCTCAACCAGCTCGAGGAATACCGCCGCGAGCTGCAGGATTACGAAGCGCTGGCTAAGGCCGTCGGCCAGTTCAACCAGCGCTACCAGCGTTACGCCGCGATCAACGCGCGGCGCCAGGCCCGCGGGCTGCGCAGCGCACAGAGCGGCTATGACACCGCCAGCCGCAATCTCAACGAAGCCCGCACCGAGTTGCAAACCTCGCAGCACGCCGAGGCGCGGGCGAAAGGCCGCCTCGATGCCGCCGAAGCCGCATTGCTCGCCGGCCGCACGCGGCTCGACCAGCTGCAGTCCGACCCAGGGATGAAGGACGCGAATCGCCTGAACCAGGCCGAACGTGACTCCGAATCGCGAGCCGCCGACCTCGTCGACGCGACGCGCATGAGTGACGAGGCAACCGCCCGCCTCGAGCGCGAACGTCGGGCGCTCGATGAACGGGGCACGCGCCGGACACAGGCCGAAGAGGCCCTCGCCACAGCACGCGAAGGCGTCGCCGCAGCGGCGCTGGCCAGCGGCATCGGCGAGCCGTGGCGAGACAATCCGCTGGCGGCGCTTCCGGCCGCCGAACTGGCAACCCTCGGCGACCTGCCCCTCGACACGGCCCTCCAGGATCTGCGCCAGGCAACCCAGGTTCGGCGCGAACAGCTCGCCCTGGTACAGCGCCGCGTAGCCGAGGTGGCGCAGGCCGAGGCCACCCACGCAAGCCGACAACAGGCCCGTGACGAACGACAGGACGAAGCCGAAGCGGCCGCCGCCCGCCGCAGCGTGGCCGACGCCGCGGTCGAGACCGAAGGCAGCCGCGTCGTCGAGGCCTGGCAGGCGCACTTCGCGAACCTGCAGGTGCTGCAGGTGGCTGAGCCGCCGCTGTCCGCGCTGGCCACGTGGGTCGCCAACCTGCAAGGTGACAACCCGGCCCGTGCCGCCTTGTCGTCCGCCCAGCAGCGCGCCGCCGACGAGTTGGCCGGGCAGCGCGCCGCACAGCTCGCTGCGCAAAAAACGCTGCACGACGAGCAGGCGACGCTGCGCGCCGAGCACGAGCGACTTGCGCAGGGCGAAGACGCCACCCCGCCGCCGCCTTATACCCGCGGCACCGAGGCCAGACGGCAACGGGCCGGTGCGCCGCTGTGGCAGCTGGTCGATTTTCACGAGCACGCCGACGCCGCCCAGCGTGCCGGCCTCGAAGCCGCGCTCGAGGCGGCCGGACTTCTCGACGCCTGGGTCACCCCCGATGGCCGGCTGCAGGCGGCCGACGGCGCGCCGCCCCTGCACGACACCCAGTGGCTGGAGCGGCCACGCTGTGACGCCTCGCTCGCCGCCTGGCTTACCCCGTCCGCCGCGGCGGCAACGCCCGCAATCGATGCCGCGCTGCTGACGCGCCTGCTCGAAGGCATCGCCTGCTCCGCGCAAGACGACGGCCGGGCCGAAGGCTGGATGGCCCCCGACGGCCGCTTTCGCCTCGGCGCCCTAGCCGGCGCGTGGGCCAAACCGCAGGCCACGTACATCGGCTACGCGGCCCGCGCCGCCGCTCGAGCGCGACGGCTCGCCGAGATCGATCTTCGCCTGGGCGAGATCGCCGACGCTTCACGCCGGATCGACGATGCGCTGACCGAGCTTGCGCGGCGCCAGGAGCGGGCGGCCGCCGAATGGAAGGACGCACCGTCCGACGAGAGCCTGCGCGCCGCCCACGCCGACGCCGCGGCCCGCGAGCGCGAGTTCCAGACTGCGAAGAGCCGGCTCGACGAAGCCGAGCGGCAGCTGCGCGCAGCCTGCGACGCCTTGCAAAGCCGCCGCGATGCGCTGGCCGCCGACGCGGCCGATCTGCGCCTGCCCACCGATGCCGCGGCGCTGGAAGCCGTCGGCGCCGCTCTGTTGCACTTCGGCGAGACCCTGCACGGGCTCTTGCGGGTAGCGCATGAGCTACGTCTGTCGGCAACGGAACTCGCCCGCCAGCAAGCGCGGACGAGCGAAGCCGAGGCCGACGCGCGCCAGCGCGCCGAGCAGTTCGCCGAGCGCGGCCGGCTCGCCCAGGAGGCGCAGGTGCGGCTTGCCACCTTGCGCGAATCGATCGGTGCGCAGGTCGATGAGCTGCAACGGCGGCTGCGCGAGGCGCGCGCTGCGGTGAGCGAGGGCGATCACCACTTGAAGGCGGCAGGCGAGGCCCTGCGCACCGCCGGCGAGGCACGCGCGCGCGGCGAGCAGAAGGTGCTCGACGCCGACGCCACGCTGCAGGAACGCGCCGATGCCCGCCAACGCGCCATCACACAGCTGCAGGGCTTTGCCGCCACCGGCCTGCTGTCCGCCGCGCTCCCCGAGGCCGAGCTGCCCGACCTGCGTGCGCCCTGGACGATCGAGCCGGCGCTCACGCTGGCCCGCCGCACCGAGCAGGCACTAGCGCAGGTGGCGGACGACGACGAGGCCTGGACGCGCATCCAGAGTCAGATCTCCCACGACTACGGCGAACTCGGGCGCGCCCTCACGGCGCTCGGCCAGCAGGCCCAGGCCGACACCAGCGACTACGGCATGGTCGTCAGCGTCATCTACCAGAACCGTCCGGAGCGCCCCGACCAGCTGACCGCCCGGCTGGCTGCCGAGATCGCCCAGCGCCGCGAGCTCCTGACGGCGCGCGAGCGCACCCTGCTAGAAAATCACCTCCAGGCCGAGATCGCCGCCGAGGTGCAGCGGCTCCTGCAGGCGGCCGAGCGGCAGGTCGATGCGATCAACAAGGAGCTGAACAAGCGCCCGACCTCCACCGGGGTCAAGTTCCGCCTCTTGTGGCAACCGCTGCCCGAGGGCGGCGAGGGTGCACCGGTGGGCCTAGAGGCCGCGCGCAAGCGCCTGCTCAACACCAGCACCGACCTCTGGTCGGCCGAGGACCGGCGGGTGGTCGGCGAGATGCTGCACCAGCGCATCGCCGCCGAACGCCTGAAGGCCGACGCCGTCGACGGCAGCCTGCTCGAGCAGCTCGCCCAGGCGCTCGACTACCGGCGCTGGCACCGCTTCCGCGTCCAGCGCTGGCAGGACGGGCAGTGGCGTCCGCTCTCCGGCCCGGCCTCGAGCGGCGAACGCGCGCTCGGCCTGACGGTGCCGCTGTTCGCCGCCGTGTCGAGCTTCTACAGTCAGGCCAGCTACGCTTTTGCGCCCCGCCTGGTGCTGCTCGACGAAGCCTTTGCCGGCATCGACGATGCCGCCCGTGCGCATTGCATGGGGCTGATCCGCGAGTTCGACCTCGATTTCGTCATTACCAGCGAGCGTGAATGGGCCTGCTATGCTGAGCTGCCCGGCGTGGCGATCTGCCAGCTGCAGCGGCGCGAGGGCATTGACGCGGTGCATGTGTCACGCTGGACCTGGGATGGACGGGCGCGCCGGCGTGAAGACGATCCCGATCGGCGCTTTCCCCCCGAATGA